Proteins encoded by one window of Arachis hypogaea cultivar Tifrunner chromosome 1, arahy.Tifrunner.gnm2.J5K5, whole genome shotgun sequence:
- the LOC112695912 gene encoding short-chain dehydrogenase TIC 32 B, chloroplastic, with product MKATVRYLAGIAGPSGFGSNSTAEQVTLQHHSSSCNLTALITGASSGIGAETARVLAKRGVKVVIAARDLKKAKDVIENIRKETPNAEVILLEIDLSSFASIQRFCSEFLALELPLNILINNAGIFSPNLEFSEDKFEMTFATNYLGHFLLTKMLLEKLIDTAKKTGIEGRIINVSSVIHSWVNRGCFRFNDMLAGKNYNGTRAYAQSKLASILHVKEMARQLKARNARVTINAVHPGIVKTGIIRAHKGLITDSIFFIASKLLKSKSQGAATTCYVALSPQAEGVSGKYFTDCNECNCSSLASNEFEARKLWNNTHALLHKRLRQAAT from the exons ATGAAGGCAACAGTAAGGTACTTAGCTGGAATAGCAGGGCCAAGTGGTTTTGGCTCTAACTCTACCGCTGAACAAGTCACTCTTCAACATCATTCTTCCTCTTGCAATCTAACAGCTCTCATCACTG gaGCAAGTTCTGGAATTGGAGCTGAAACAGCAAGGGTGTTAGCAAAGAGAGGAGTGAAAGTAGTTATTGCAGCGAGAGACTTAAAGAAAGCAAAAGATGTGATAGAGAATATTCGAAAAGAGACACCAAATGCTGAGGTTATTCTATTGGAGATTGATCTTAGCTCCTTTGCTTCTATTCAGAGATTTTGTTCCGAGTTCTTAGCTTTGGAACTCCCCCTCAATATTCTCAT AAATAATGCAGGAATATTCTCTCCAAATCTTGAGTTCTCTGAAGATAAATTTGAAATGACATTTGCTACAAATTACTTAG GACATTTTTTGTTAACGAAGATGCTATTAGAGAAATTGATAGATACAGCAAAGAAGACAGGCATTGAAGGAAGAATAATAAACGTTTCCTCTGTCATCCATAGCTGGGTGAACAGAGGCTGTTTTCGCTTCAATGACATGCTCGCCGGAAAAAA CTATAATGGCACACGCGCATATGCTCAGTCAAAATTGGCCAGCATTCTACATGTGAAGGAAATGGCTAGACAGCTCAAG GCACGGAATGCTAGAGTAACTATCAATGCAGTTCATCCAGGAATCGTGAAGACTGGGATTATTAGAGCTCACAAGGGCTTAATTACGG ATTCCATATTTTTCATCGCATCCAAATTACTCAAATCAAAATCACAGGGTGCGGCAACCACATGTTATGTTGCTCTAAGTCCCCAAGCAGAAGGAGTGAGTGGGAAATATTTCACAGATTGCAATGAATGTAACTGCTCAAGTCTTGCAAGCAATGAATTCGAAGCACGAAAGCTATGGAACAACACACATGCCTTGCTTCACAAGCGACTCCGTCAAGCAGCAACTTGA